GAGGGTTTCCAAATTCAGGACCAAAACCAAAATCTCAACACTATCCCTCAAAATATGCAGCACCAACACAACGTCACCACAGATGCATACATAAATGGAGCTGCCGCCGCCTACGCCGACGTCTCACACATCCTACCGTGGACCCTCAACCCGGCCCATGACCCTTTCCTcctcccgccgccgccgcagcagGCAGCCTGCGCCGGCCTCTTCGGCAGAAGGCCGTCGTTCGGCTACGACGGAGACCACCACCTGAGGTTCCTCACTGAGTCGTTAGGGCAGGTGGTGCaccccggcggcggcggcgccccCTTCGGCCTCCACGCTGAACTGCAGAAGATGACGGCGCAGGAAATCATGGATGCCAAGGCCCTCGCCGCGTCCAAGAGTCACAGCGAAGctgagagaagaagaagagagagaatcaACAACCATCTTGCTAAGCTCCGAAGCTTGCTCCCTAGCACCACCAAAGTAAGCCTTACTACTATTTCATTCTTCTATTATATTTACCGTTTTAGTTCAAAATTATCGAGATTTTAGCATGAGTGGTTTTTTAGGTGGGAGATAATGCGACAAAGGCGCTTATTTTTATGTATCATAGTATATAGAAAAAGGCCTCTAAATTTTGTTAatgtttttcattttctttccttgaaaTTAATTTCTGAACAAGCGTAAACATCGCCAAGTTTGATATGATAAAGAGAAACCAATACGCAGGCGAAAAGCTTCCATGAAAAATTCCTGCCGGATTCGCAGTCAAAAAATTCAAAGTATGAGAGTatctcaaaaagaaaagaatactCTAAAAAAGCCAGACAAAGAAGCATTCTTGTCAGTCTATTTGGCTTATTTCTATGCACCCATTATATTAGCATTAAAAACGCCCTATATACCCACATTTTATTACAAGCCGTGCTTCATAACATTTTTCGATATATAGAATAAAAATGAGGGCTTTTACGCAGACGACTCTTTTAGATTCAATGAGCAATGCATGGTAGCATTGCATTATTGATATATAAATCCATGATTTTTCAGACAGACAAAGCCTCACTGCTGGCTGAAGTGATCCAGCACGTGAAGGAACTGAAGCGGCAGACCTCCCTTATAGCGGAGAGCAGCCCCGTCCCGACGGAAAGCGACGAGCTAACCGTGGATAAGGAGGCGGACGAGGAGGGCAGAGCGGTGATCAAGGCGTCCATCTGCTGCGAGGACCGCTCTGATCTCTTGCCGGATCTCATCAACACGTTGAAAGCCCTCCGCCTTCGGACGCTCAAAGCTGAGATCACAACACTTGGTGGGAGAGTCAAGAATGTGTTGTTCATAACCGGAGATGATGAATCCACCACTTGTGATCACCACTCCATCCAAGATGCGCTTAAAGCAGTTATGGATAAAACTGCTGAAGACTCCGCTTCCGGGAGTGTCAAGAGGCAAAGAACCAATATCAATATCCTTCAACACAGGTCGCTTTGAATTTCagattttattatatatatatatatatctttttgtgtggtgtttgattttaaaaaaattgtgtttGTTCATATCCATCGTGGAAGTTGAGAAATGGAAACCTAACGTAGAAACGTAGAATTTGAGGAGATATGCTGATTTCTTTTCTACTCACTTTTCTCGGGTCTACATGAAATTAATTCCCATCACTCTAGCTATATTGGTCACAAAATTGTTGAATTAGGTTTTGAGAAAGTGACGTGTTTGTTCTCATCCCCACCGCCACGTACGGTCTACTCCTCCGCCGCTGCCGCCGTGAGGGGAAGTCGTCGTTTGTGGGAATGTATATAGGCCAAATCATTggtatatttcttttttctatgtTGAAGCTTTTATTTAAGTATATAGGTATGTTGACTTGAGCTTGACCCTTGGCCGTGAGGGTGTTGTAATCTAAAGTGCAAGATTTTTGGTTGCACTACTAGTGA
The genomic region above belongs to Salvia miltiorrhiza cultivar Shanhuang (shh) chromosome 5, IMPLAD_Smil_shh, whole genome shotgun sequence and contains:
- the LOC130986324 gene encoding transcription factor bHLH30-like isoform X1, which codes for MCDTNNKDNQENISHGIHILTDNIEGFQIQDQNQNLNTIPQNMQHQHNVTTDAYINGAAAAYADVSHILPWTLNPAHDPFLLPPPPQQAACAGLFGRRPSFGYDGDHHLRFLTESLGQVVHPGGGGAPFGLHAELQKMTAQEIMDAKALAASKSHSEAERRRRERINNHLAKLRSLLPSTTKTDKASLLAEVIQHVKELKRQTSLIAESSPVPTESDELTVDKEADEEGRAVIKASICCEDRSDLLPDLINTLKALRLRTLKAEITTLGGRVKNVLFITGDDESTTCDHHSIQDALKAVMDKTAEDSASGSVKRQRTNINILQHRSL
- the LOC130986324 gene encoding transcription factor bHLH30-like isoform X2; this encodes MQHQHNVTTDAYINGAAAAYADVSHILPWTLNPAHDPFLLPPPPQQAACAGLFGRRPSFGYDGDHHLRFLTESLGQVVHPGGGGAPFGLHAELQKMTAQEIMDAKALAASKSHSEAERRRRERINNHLAKLRSLLPSTTKTDKASLLAEVIQHVKELKRQTSLIAESSPVPTESDELTVDKEADEEGRAVIKASICCEDRSDLLPDLINTLKALRLRTLKAEITTLGGRVKNVLFITGDDESTTCDHHSIQDALKAVMDKTAEDSASGSVKRQRTNINILQHRSL